A window of the Roseburia sp. 831b genome harbors these coding sequences:
- the infC gene encoding translation initiation factor IF-3, with translation MINEQIRDKEVRLVGENGEQLGIMSAREAMKLAEEAELDLVKIAPTAKPPVCKIIDYGKYRYELARKDKEAKKKQKTVELKEIRLSPNIESNDLNTKMNAAKKFIAKGDKVKVTLRFRGREMAHMNASKHILDDFAESMSDVAVVEKAPKVEGRSISMVLAERK, from the coding sequence ATGATTAATGAACAGATCAGAGATAAAGAAGTACGTCTGGTCGGAGAAAACGGAGAACAGCTTGGCATTATGTCAGCAAGAGAAGCAATGAAACTTGCCGAGGAAGCAGAACTTGATTTAGTTAAAATTGCTCCAACTGCAAAACCACCTGTTTGTAAGATTATTGATTACGGAAAGTATCGATATGAATTAGCAAGAAAAGACAAAGAGGCTAAGAAAAAGCAGAAGACAGTAGAACTAAAAGAGATTCGTTTATCACCAAATATTGAATCAAATGATTTAAATACCAAAATGAATGCCGCCAAGAAATTCATCGCCAAGGGAGATAAGGTAAAAGTTACATTACGATTCCGTGGTCGTGAAATGGCTCATATGAATGCAAGCAAACACATTTTAGATGATTTTGCGGAAAGCATGTCTGATGTAGCAGTAGTGGAGAAGGCACCAAAGGTTGAAGGCAGAAGTATCAGTATGGTGCTGGCAGAAAGAAAATAA
- the rpmI gene encoding 50S ribosomal protein L35, giving the protein MPKMKTNRAAAKRFKVTGTGKLKRNKAYKRHILTKKTTKTKRNLRKAAIVDATNVKNMKKILPYV; this is encoded by the coding sequence ATGCCAAAAATGAAAACAAACAGAGCAGCTGCAAAACGTTTCAAAGTTACAGGAACAGGAAAGTTAAAAAGAAACAAAGCGTATAAGAGACATATCTTAACAAAGAAAACAACAAAGACTAAGAGAAATCTTAGAAAAGCTGCTATCGTAGATGCAACAAACGTTAAGAACATGAAGAAAATTTTACCATACGTATAA
- the rplT gene encoding 50S ribosomal protein L20: protein MARVKGGIGAKKRHNRTLKLAKGYRGARSKQYRVAKQSVMRALTSSYAGRKERKRQFRQLWIARINAAARMNGLSYSQMMHGLKVAGVDINRKMLAEMAVNDATGFAALVEVAKKAIA, encoded by the coding sequence ATGGCAAGAGTTAAAGGCGGTATCGGCGCTAAAAAAAGACATAATAGAACTTTAAAATTAGCAAAAGGATATAGAGGCGCAAGATCCAAACAGTATAGAGTAGCAAAACAGTCAGTTATGAGAGCCTTAACAAGTTCTTACGCTGGTAGAAAAGAAAGAAAGAGACAGTTCCGTCAGTTATGGATTGCACGTATCAACGCTGCAGCAAGAATGAACGGACTTTCTTACAGCCAGATGATGCACGGCTTAAAAGTAGCTGGTGTTGACATCAACCGTAAAATGTTAGCAGAGATGGCTGTAAACGATGCAACAGGATTTGCTGCATTAGTAGAAGTTGCTAAAAAAGCAATTGCTTAA
- a CDS encoding AraC family transcriptional regulator translates to MQKNYKNSYKVTEKELVSLSVYNVGFQKCNPLYQWGPGVRDHYLIHYIISGKGSYHVNHKTFSLKAGDTFLVYPDTEVTYCADETDPWEYAWVGFTGSDASMILSATDFSKEKPVILDTPMGESVHRQILHIYDARGNEFEHAVEMTGRLYTTLALFMHTATHENMQNSANSYVQKGIEFISSHYSYNITVEDIADYVGVSRSHLFRSFESILGESPKEYLTAFRMKQACYLLEHSDLSITAIANSIGFDNSLYFSKTFHKRKGMSPKDYRQKHFCYK, encoded by the coding sequence ATGCAAAAAAATTATAAAAATTCCTATAAAGTCACAGAAAAAGAACTGGTTTCCCTCTCTGTCTATAACGTCGGATTTCAAAAATGTAACCCGCTCTACCAGTGGGGGCCCGGCGTCAGGGACCACTATCTGATTCATTACATTATCTCCGGAAAAGGCTCCTACCATGTCAATCATAAAACCTTCTCCTTAAAAGCAGGCGACACTTTTTTGGTTTATCCAGATACCGAGGTTACTTACTGCGCCGATGAAACAGACCCTTGGGAATATGCCTGGGTTGGCTTTACCGGAAGTGACGCTTCCATGATTTTAAGTGCCACCGATTTTTCCAAAGAAAAACCGGTTATCCTGGATACCCCTATGGGAGAATCCGTTCATCGCCAGATTCTGCATATCTATGACGCAAGAGGAAACGAATTTGAGCATGCCGTCGAAATGACAGGACGGCTCTACACCACACTTGCACTCTTTATGCATACCGCAACCCATGAGAATATGCAAAATTCTGCAAACAGCTATGTCCAAAAAGGGATTGAATTTATCTCCTCCCATTATTCCTACAACATCACGGTAGAAGACATCGCAGACTATGTCGGCGTCAGCAGAAGCCACCTGTTCCGCTCTTTCGAATCGATTCTTGGAGAATCCCCAAAGGAATATCTGACAGCCTTTCGTATGAAACAGGCCTGTTACCTCTTAGAGCACTCTGACTTGTCCATCACTGCCATTGCGAACTCCATCGGCTTTGACAACAGCCTTTATTTTTCCAAGACGTTCCACAAGCGGAAAGGGATGTCACCAAAAGATTACCGGCAGAAGCATTTCTGTTACAAATAA